A single genomic interval of Lathyrus oleraceus cultivar Zhongwan6 chromosome 7, CAAS_Psat_ZW6_1.0, whole genome shotgun sequence harbors:
- the LOC127105504 gene encoding uncharacterized protein LOC127105504, with protein MDFGRRSVKKYNLINPKIDELKKLVSSIADPIGFRDRYGALISLLTLRMEEGLLQTLVQFYDPVYHCFTFPDYQLMPTLEEYAQLLHIPVADTVPCSGSEKLPEHSPLAKVLYMKKSEFKNNFTTKGGLPGFTAKFLMGKVSYFASQGCDIIVEHLFALLIYGLLLFPNIEGFVDSYAIRIFLSGNPIPTLLGDTYHSIHYRTLKGGGTIVCCIPLLYEWFVSHLPKSATFWDRKSGLQWSQRIMSLTQSDIAWYSRVLDDVKIIDSCGEFPNVPLMGTKGIISYNPVLARRQLGYPMKDKPPNILLEGIFLRDNEEDPTMKERVVRAWHRVCRKGRLELGKKDCTSYEPYLQWIRARAIQLKMPYPHHDPIKPAPLKTPYLPLDDKEELQATLERVKEERDAWKDKAQVLEMENEELQRQLKEQSGEDRAGKRPRVQEDLFSSSTTDYSQIPQSSGAWKGLVDSLVKEKAFMQKAYEETIETLEGQLLLVYARPDDTCL; from the coding sequence atggattttggacggagaagtgtgaaaaagtacaatctcatcaatccaaagatagatgaactaaagaaactggtttcttcgatcgcagatcctattggtttcagagacagatatggggcacttatatctttattgacacttaggatggaagaagggttattgcagacgttagtacagttctatgacccagtctatcactgtttcacattcccagactatcaactcatgcctacattggaagagtatgcccagttgcttcacatcccagttgctgatacagtaccttgctctggttcagaaaagttacccgagcacagtcctcttgcaaaagtgttgtacatgaagaagtcagaattcaagaataacttcaccaccaaaggaggacttccaggtttcactgccaagttcttaatggggaaggtttcttattttgccagtcaaggttgtgatattattgtggagcatctgttcgccttgttgatctacggtttgttactatttcctaatattgaaggttttgtggattcatatgctatacgcatcttcctaagtggtaatcctattccaactttgctcggagacacctatcattccatccattaccgtactttgaaaggaggaggaaccatagtctgctgtataccgttactctacgaatggtttgtctctcatcttcctaagtcagctactttttgggatcgcaagtcaggacttcagtggtcacagaggattatgtctcttacccagtcagatattgcatggtatagtagagttttagacgatgtgaagatcattgatagttgcggggagttccccaatgtgcccctcatgggcacaaagggaatcatttcttataatccagtacttgctaggagacaactcggttaccctatgaaggacaagcctcctaacattcttttagaaggtattttcttgagggataacgaggaggaccctaccatgaaagagagagtagtaagagcttggcatcgtgtttgtcgcaaagggagacttgaattgggtaagaaagattgtacctcctatgagccgtacctccagtggatcagagccagagctatacagttgaaaatgccatacccacatcatgatcctatcaaacccgctccgttgaagaccccctaccttccgctagatgacaaagaagaactccaagccaccttggagagggtcaaggaagagagagacgcttggaaggataaggcccaggtgctcgaaatggaaaatgaagaacttcagagacagttaaaggagcagagtggagaagatcgtgcaggtaaacgtccaagggtgcaagaggatttattttcctcaagcacaacagattactcccagattccacagtcctcaggtgcatggaaaggtcttgtagacagtttggtgaaggagaaagcttttatgcagaaggcctatgaagaaaCAATTGAGACacttgaaggacaactcctacttgtttatgctcgtcctgatgacacatgtctttaa